One Phycisphaerae bacterium RAS2 DNA window includes the following coding sequences:
- the rpsQ gene encoding 30S ribosomal protein S17 → MGRTMAAMDTVTTSDATARKGRRTKIAVVESDRGDKTLRVRIDRLAKHAKYGKYQRRRSVLHVHDEKNEAKAGDVVEIMECRPISKTKSWRLLRVVRKAIQVS, encoded by the coding sequence ATGGGTAGAACGATGGCAGCGATGGACACGGTGACGACCTCCGACGCGACGGCCCGCAAGGGTCGGCGCACCAAGATCGCGGTAGTCGAGAGCGACCGGGGCGACAAGACGCTTCGGGTTCGCATTGACCGCCTCGCGAAGCACGCAAAGTACGGCAAGTATCAGCGCCGCCGGAGCGTGCTGCACGTTCACGACGAGAAGAACGAGGCGAAGGCCGGTGATGTGGTCGAGATCATGGAATGCCGGCCGATCAGCAAGACGAAATCGTGGCGACTGCTGCGCGTGGTGCGCAAGGCGATACAGGTGTCGTAA
- the fusA_1 gene encoding Elongation factor G has product MGQGVVAPRDANEYIAPFDRNGWCPLSGKSSEEGRTSDPRLATVRNIGIAAHIDAGKTTTTERVLYYAGRTHKIGEVDDGTTTTDFDEQEQQRGITIFSAAVTLSWRDHAINLIDTPGHVDFTAEVERSLRVLDGAVVVFDSKEGVEAQSETVWRQASKYRVPRICFLNKMDKIGADFFASVSSISERLDSHPIPVQIPIGAEGTFSGLIDLVEMKAYRFTGQQGATVEAFEIPVELLDEAKQWRHNLEEKAAELDDDLMHKYLESQPLEPAEIRAALRKGTLSLTANPIFCGSSLKNMGVQKMLDGVVDYLPSPLDRPPVEGFPSLKEQTPIHRAPRRDEPMSALVFKIVAEKPMDLHYVRVYSGVFKGGSRVLNANTGEKENVSRMFRMFAKRREQIDEAGPGDIVAVVGLKSALTGHTLCETRDPIVLERIEFPTPVISVSVEPKNTKDKELLLETLGKMARQDPTFKHFYNPETGQTLISGMGELHLEVLTYKLEKDFKVPVRVGQPLVAYREAITKRAEAEGRFIRQTGGHGQYAVVKLRVEPFTPDKGGEQFEFFNEVGGGKIKYEYVQAVERGVRDCLPMGVLAGYEILNVRARLIDAQEHEVDSSDLAFESAGRLAFEEACRNAGPVMLEPIMKLIVTVPDDYFGPVSGDLSARRGMIEDTEIRGRDRVIHARVPLAEMFQYSTRVRTLTQGRASWSMEPLTYEAMPENLQTELLRKHGYV; this is encoded by the coding sequence GTGGGGCAGGGCGTGGTTGCGCCGCGCGATGCGAACGAGTATATTGCCCCGTTTGATCGAAACGGATGGTGCCCCTTGAGCGGTAAGTCATCGGAGGAAGGCCGTACCAGCGACCCGCGCCTGGCAACGGTGCGGAACATCGGAATCGCCGCGCACATCGACGCGGGAAAAACCACCACGACCGAGCGCGTGCTGTACTACGCGGGCCGGACGCACAAGATCGGCGAGGTGGATGACGGCACGACGACGACCGACTTCGACGAGCAGGAACAGCAGCGGGGCATTACGATTTTCAGCGCGGCGGTGACGCTCTCGTGGCGCGACCACGCGATCAATCTCATCGACACACCGGGCCACGTCGATTTCACCGCGGAGGTGGAGCGCAGCCTGCGCGTGCTGGACGGCGCGGTCGTCGTCTTCGACTCGAAGGAGGGCGTCGAGGCGCAGTCCGAGACCGTCTGGCGACAGGCGTCGAAATACAGGGTCCCGCGCATCTGCTTCCTGAACAAGATGGACAAGATCGGGGCCGATTTCTTTGCGTCGGTGTCATCCATTTCCGAGCGGCTCGATTCGCACCCCATTCCCGTGCAGATTCCCATCGGGGCCGAGGGGACGTTCAGCGGTCTGATCGACCTGGTGGAGATGAAGGCCTATCGCTTCACGGGGCAGCAGGGGGCGACGGTCGAGGCATTTGAGATTCCCGTCGAGCTGCTGGACGAAGCGAAGCAATGGCGGCACAACCTCGAAGAAAAGGCCGCCGAGCTGGACGACGACCTGATGCACAAGTATCTCGAGAGCCAGCCGCTTGAGCCGGCCGAGATTCGCGCGGCGCTGCGAAAGGGCACGCTGTCGCTGACCGCCAATCCGATTTTTTGCGGTTCTTCGCTCAAGAACATGGGTGTTCAGAAGATGCTCGACGGCGTGGTGGACTACCTGCCGTCGCCGCTGGATCGCCCGCCGGTCGAGGGTTTCCCCTCGTTGAAAGAGCAGACGCCGATTCACCGCGCCCCGCGGCGCGACGAGCCGATGAGCGCGCTGGTGTTCAAGATCGTCGCCGAGAAACCGATGGACCTGCACTACGTGCGCGTCTATTCCGGCGTCTTCAAGGGCGGCTCGCGCGTCCTGAACGCCAACACCGGCGAGAAGGAAAACGTCAGCCGAATGTTCCGCATGTTCGCCAAGCGCCGCGAGCAGATCGACGAGGCCGGCCCGGGCGATATCGTCGCTGTCGTTGGGTTGAAGAGCGCGCTGACGGGCCACACGCTCTGCGAGACGCGCGATCCGATCGTGCTGGAGCGCATTGAATTTCCTACTCCGGTCATCAGCGTGTCGGTCGAGCCGAAGAACACCAAGGACAAGGAGCTGCTGCTCGAAACGCTCGGCAAGATGGCGCGGCAGGACCCGACGTTCAAACATTTTTACAACCCGGAGACGGGCCAGACGTTGATCTCGGGCATGGGCGAGCTGCACCTCGAAGTGCTGACCTACAAGCTGGAGAAGGATTTCAAGGTGCCGGTGCGCGTCGGGCAGCCGCTCGTGGCCTATCGCGAGGCGATCACGAAGCGCGCCGAGGCCGAAGGGCGGTTCATCCGCCAGACCGGCGGCCACGGGCAGTACGCCGTGGTGAAACTGCGCGTGGAGCCGTTCACGCCCGACAAGGGCGGCGAGCAATTTGAGTTCTTCAACGAAGTCGGCGGGGGCAAGATCAAGTACGAATACGTGCAGGCCGTCGAGCGCGGCGTGCGCGACTGCCTGCCGATGGGTGTGCTGGCGGGGTACGAGATTCTCAACGTGCGGGCGCGGCTGATCGACGCGCAGGAGCACGAGGTCGACAGCTCGGACCTGGCGTTTGAAAGCGCCGGGCGGCTGGCCTTTGAAGAAGCCTGTCGAAATGCCGGCCCGGTCATGCTCGAGCCGATCATGAAGCTGATCGTGACCGTGCCGGATGATTACTTCGGCCCGGTCAGCGGCGATCTGTCGGCCCGGCGCGGCATGATTGAGGACACCGAGATTCGCGGGCGCGACCGCGTGATCCACGCGCGCGTGCCGCTGGCGGAAATGTTCCAGTATTCAACGCGCGTGCGCACGCTGACGCAGGGCCGGGCAAGCTGGTCGATGGAGCCGCTGACGTATGAAGCCATGCCGGAGAATTTGCAGACGGAATTGCTCCGCAAGCACGGCTACGTCTAA
- the rplN gene encoding 50S ribosomal protein L14 — MIQAESVLDIADNTGAKRALVIRVLGGSTARGSFTRRTASVGDVVVCAVKKALPNSDYLMGSTRKERGTRRKVKAVIVRTKKQVRRPDGSYVKFDSNAAVIIDDERNPKGTRIFGAVARELREKGFMKIVSLASEVV; from the coding sequence ATGATTCAAGCGGAAAGCGTATTGGACATCGCGGACAACACCGGCGCGAAGCGCGCGCTGGTCATCCGCGTGCTGGGCGGTTCGACGGCGCGAGGCTCGTTCACGCGGCGGACGGCGTCGGTCGGCGACGTCGTCGTGTGTGCTGTGAAGAAGGCGCTGCCCAACAGCGATTACCTGATGGGTTCGACGCGCAAGGAGCGCGGCACCCGTCGAAAGGTGAAGGCTGTGATCGTGCGGACCAAGAAGCAGGTTCGCCGGCCGGACGGCAGCTACGTGAAGTTTGACAGCAACGCGGCGGTGATCATCGACGACGAGCGCAATCCGAAGGGAACGCGCATCTTCGGCGCGGTGGCCCGCGAGTTGCGCGAAAAGGGTTTCATGAAGATCGTCTCGCTCGCGAGCGAAGTGGTTTGA
- the rplW gene encoding 50S ribosomal protein L23, with translation MDIYQIIKRPLVTEKGMHQTKLSHAATRSRPGRGGSYTFEVHPEANKQEIRTAVEKIYNVKVSTVRTSNHPGKRRRYKFKMGLTRHWKKAVVVLDANSHIDLF, from the coding sequence ATGGATATCTATCAGATCATCAAGCGACCGCTGGTCACCGAGAAGGGCATGCACCAGACGAAACTGTCGCACGCGGCGACGCGATCGCGGCCCGGCCGCGGCGGCTCGTACACGTTTGAGGTGCATCCCGAGGCGAACAAGCAGGAGATCCGCACGGCCGTGGAGAAGATCTACAACGTGAAGGTCTCGACGGTTCGCACGAGCAACCATCCCGGCAAGCGCCGGCGGTACAAGTTCAAGATGGGTCTGACGCGGCATTGGAAGAAGGCGGTCGTCGTGCTGGATGCGAATTCGCACATCGACCTGTTCTAA
- the rplX gene encoding 50S ribosomal protein L24, which translates to MAAKIRKNDMVEVIAGDHRGEQGRVLRVDPKNDRVFIEGVNLVYRHLRPSRTNPQGGRIRKEAAIHVSNVMPVDPKTGRGSRVRFDVQRDSAGKVLSRKRVTRSGTTLEEAKATATK; encoded by the coding sequence ATGGCAGCGAAGATTCGCAAGAACGACATGGTCGAAGTGATCGCCGGCGACCACCGCGGTGAGCAGGGACGTGTGCTCCGCGTGGATCCGAAGAACGACCGCGTCTTCATCGAGGGCGTGAACCTGGTCTATCGCCACCTTCGACCCAGTCGGACGAATCCGCAGGGTGGTCGCATTCGCAAGGAAGCGGCGATTCATGTGTCGAACGTGATGCCCGTCGATCCGAAGACGGGCCGCGGGTCGCGCGTGCGGTTTGATGTGCAGCGGGATTCAGCGGGCAAGGTGCTGTCACGCAAGCGCGTGACGCGCAGCGGTACGACGCTGGAAGAGGCGAAGGCAACGGCGACGAAGTAA
- the rplV gene encoding 50S ribosomal protein L22, translating into MATYTSKHRFARISPRKARLVTELIAGRHVNDALDLLKFTNKRASVLVDKVLRAAMADADEREADVRRLFVHEARVDGGPIIKRFQPKDRGRAHSIHKRTSHIVVTVGEGPRG; encoded by the coding sequence ATGGCGACATACACTTCCAAGCATCGATTCGCTCGAATCAGCCCGCGCAAGGCGCGGCTGGTGACAGAGCTGATCGCCGGGCGTCACGTTAACGACGCGCTGGATCTGTTGAAGTTCACCAACAAGCGCGCGAGCGTCCTGGTGGACAAGGTGCTCCGCGCGGCGATGGCCGATGCCGACGAGCGGGAAGCCGACGTACGACGGTTGTTTGTTCACGAGGCGCGGGTCGACGGCGGGCCGATCATCAAGCGTTTCCAGCCGAAGGATCGCGGCCGGGCGCATTCGATTCACAAGCGAACCAGCCACATCGTGGTGACGGTCGGCGAAGGACCGAGAGGCTAA
- the rpsS gene encoding 30S ribosomal protein S19 — translation MGRSLKKGPFVDPRLFEKVERAIRENSHEPIKTWARRCTIPPEFVGRTFDVHNGKQFKKVFVTEDMVGHKLGEFSPTRTWRGHSKKAAGEAAPAK, via the coding sequence ATGGGACGCAGCCTGAAAAAAGGACCGTTTGTCGATCCCCGCCTCTTCGAGAAGGTGGAGCGGGCGATCCGCGAGAACAGCCACGAGCCGATCAAGACGTGGGCGCGGCGCTGCACGATTCCGCCGGAGTTTGTCGGGCGGACGTTCGACGTGCACAACGGCAAGCAGTTCAAAAAGGTATTCGTGACGGAGGACATGGTCGGCCACAAGCTGGGCGAGTTCTCCCCGACGCGGACGTGGCGTGGCCACTCGAAGAAGGCAGCGGGCGAAGCGGCCCCGGCGAAGTAA
- the rpsZ gene encoding 30S ribosomal protein S14 type Z translates to MARKCWRIKAKAKPKFKVRAYTRCEVCGRSRAVYKKFKLCRLCFRNMALEGKIPGVRKASW, encoded by the coding sequence ATGGCGAGAAAGTGCTGGCGGATCAAGGCAAAGGCGAAGCCCAAGTTCAAAGTTCGGGCGTACACGCGCTGCGAAGTGTGCGGCCGATCCCGCGCGGTGTACAAGAAGTTCAAGCTGTGCCGCCTGTGTTTCCGCAACATGGCGTTGGAAGGCAAGATCCCCGGCGTACGCAAGGCGAGCTGGTAA
- the rplD gene encoding 50S ribosomal protein L4, with product MIEIPVFNMKGEKVGSEKLDPAVLGGRVRTALLKQAVVAYRNNQRQGTVQTRSRGMVDGSTRKLYRQKGTGNARAGNVRTPVRVGGGHAFAKINRDFSQKLPQQMRQLARNSAVLAKAKTGTAVILKDLKLAGPKTKQMAGMLKAIKAERGALLTVTTEDPNVRLSSRNIPNFGVKLVWDANAYDILRARVLIFTPEAFGAITKDPRTAGRPAKA from the coding sequence ATGATTGAAATACCAGTCTTCAACATGAAGGGCGAGAAGGTCGGCAGCGAGAAGCTGGACCCGGCGGTGCTGGGCGGCCGCGTTCGCACCGCGCTGCTCAAGCAGGCGGTCGTGGCGTATCGCAACAACCAGCGCCAAGGCACGGTTCAGACGCGCAGCCGCGGCATGGTCGACGGCTCGACGCGCAAGCTGTACCGCCAGAAGGGCACGGGCAACGCCCGCGCCGGCAACGTTCGCACGCCGGTCCGCGTCGGCGGCGGTCACGCCTTCGCGAAAATCAATCGCGACTTCTCGCAGAAGCTGCCGCAGCAGATGCGACAGCTCGCGCGGAACAGCGCAGTGCTGGCCAAGGCCAAGACGGGCACGGCGGTCATCCTGAAGGATTTGAAGCTGGCCGGGCCCAAGACCAAGCAGATGGCCGGCATGTTGAAGGCGATCAAAGCGGAGCGCGGCGCGCTGCTGACTGTGACGACGGAAGACCCGAATGTGCGGCTCTCGTCGCGGAACATTCCGAATTTCGGCGTGAAGCTCGTGTGGGATGCGAATGCGTATGACATTCTCCGGGCACGCGTGCTGATCTTCACGCCCGAGGCGTTTGGCGCGATCACGAAGGACCCGCGGACGGCGGGCCGACCGGCGAAGGCATAG
- the rplP gene encoding 50S ribosomal protein L16: MALMPSRVKYRKHQRGKLRGNATRGNTVSYGEFGLQTLEGGWISGRQIEAGRMCASHFLQRQGRVFIRIFPHKSVSSKPLETRMGKGKGEPDYWVAVVKPGTVLFEIGGVDETVARQALGGVAHKMPMRCRFVKRRHGI, encoded by the coding sequence ATGGCGTTGATGCCATCGAGAGTGAAGTATCGCAAGCACCAGCGCGGCAAGCTGCGCGGCAATGCCACGCGCGGCAACACCGTCTCGTACGGCGAGTTCGGGTTGCAGACGCTTGAGGGCGGCTGGATCAGCGGCCGTCAGATCGAGGCGGGCCGCATGTGTGCGTCGCACTTCCTTCAGCGGCAGGGACGTGTGTTCATCCGAATTTTTCCGCACAAGAGCGTGTCCTCCAAGCCGCTGGAAACGCGCATGGGCAAGGGCAAGGGCGAGCCGGATTACTGGGTCGCCGTGGTGAAGCCCGGCACGGTTTTGTTTGAGATCGGCGGCGTCGATGAGACGGTGGCGCGTCAGGCGCTGGGCGGCGTGGCCCACAAGATGCCGATGCGGTGCCGGTTTGTGAAGCGGCGACACGGGATTTGA
- the rplC gene encoding 50S ribosomal protein L3, with product MRAAILGKKIGMTRIFDEAGASVPVTIVQAGPCPILQIKKKETDGYEAVQLGYDQVKPSRATLPQIGHASKAAAKPQRFVKEIRLTEATDKNPGDLVTVELFAEQEIKFVDVVGTSIGKGFQGVMKRHHFAGQEASHGVERKHRSAGGIGAQGNRGFGRCVKKGKKMAGHMGHERCTIRNQRLVSIDKDRNLLLIKGAVPGPKGGYVLVCKAKTKG from the coding sequence ATGAGAGCCGCCATCCTTGGCAAAAAAATCGGCATGACCCGCATCTTCGACGAGGCGGGGGCATCGGTCCCCGTCACGATCGTGCAGGCCGGGCCTTGTCCCATTCTCCAGATCAAGAAGAAAGAGACCGACGGCTACGAAGCCGTGCAGCTCGGCTACGACCAGGTCAAGCCCAGCCGCGCGACGCTCCCGCAGATCGGTCACGCGAGCAAGGCCGCCGCGAAGCCGCAGCGCTTCGTGAAGGAGATTCGCCTGACCGAGGCCACCGACAAGAACCCCGGCGACCTGGTGACGGTCGAACTGTTCGCCGAGCAGGAAATCAAGTTCGTGGACGTCGTCGGCACGTCGATCGGCAAGGGATTCCAGGGTGTCATGAAGCGGCACCACTTCGCCGGTCAGGAAGCCTCGCACGGTGTCGAGCGAAAGCACCGATCGGCCGGCGGTATCGGCGCCCAGGGCAACCGCGGATTCGGCCGTTGCGTGAAGAAGGGCAAGAAGATGGCCGGCCACATGGGCCACGAACGATGCACGATTCGCAATCAGCGCCTCGTTTCGATCGACAAGGATCGAAACCTGCTGTTGATCAAAGGCGCGGTTCCGGGTCCGAAGGGTGGATACGTACTGGTTTGTAAGGCGAAGACAAAAGGGTAA
- the rpmC gene encoding 50S ribosomal protein L29 has protein sequence MKVTDIRELKTDELHNELDRMRRHLFDLRSQRVTEKLEDPTQLAKTKKGIARLLTVLSERGEKDVEQKQMKLESAGGSRAAKATTKAKKA, from the coding sequence ATGAAGGTAACGGATATTCGCGAGCTGAAGACCGACGAGCTTCACAACGAGCTGGACCGAATGCGCCGGCATTTGTTTGACTTGCGCAGCCAGCGCGTCACGGAGAAGCTTGAGGATCCGACGCAACTGGCCAAGACCAAAAAGGGCATCGCGCGCCTGCTGACGGTGTTGAGCGAGCGCGGCGAGAAGGACGTTGAGCAGAAGCAGATGAAGCTGGAGTCGGCCGGCGGAAGCCGGGCCGCGAAGGCGACGACGAAGGCGAAAAAGGCATAG
- the rplB gene encoding 50S ribosomal protein L2, with the protein MGVRIYKKTTAGRRQSSVNDFAELTDKRLRPVKSLLRPLVKTGGRNNQGYTTSRFRGGGAKRMYRVIDFKRNKDGVAASVQAIEYDPNRNCFIARLKYPDGELRYILAPNGLKAGDSVMSGMEAEPKLGNCLPLKIMPVGMDIHNIELVAGQGGKLIRTAGAVGRLAAREGGWATIILPSGEMRQVRAECRATVGQLGNLDFKNIILGKAGRKRHLGRRPHNRGTSMNPVAHPLGGGEGRSGGGRHPCSPTGKLAKGGRTRNPRKNSNRRILRRRKSRRYGQVSLKRRK; encoded by the coding sequence ATGGGCGTGAGAATCTACAAGAAGACGACGGCCGGTCGACGGCAGAGCAGCGTCAACGACTTCGCGGAGTTGACGGACAAGCGCCTGCGCCCGGTGAAGTCGCTGCTTCGTCCGCTGGTCAAGACCGGCGGACGGAACAACCAAGGCTACACGACCTCGCGGTTCCGCGGCGGCGGCGCGAAGCGCATGTACCGCGTGATCGACTTCAAGCGCAACAAGGACGGCGTTGCGGCGTCGGTCCAGGCGATTGAGTACGACCCGAATCGCAATTGTTTCATCGCCCGGCTGAAGTATCCCGACGGCGAATTGCGTTACATCCTCGCGCCGAACGGCCTGAAGGCGGGCGACTCGGTCATGAGCGGGATGGAGGCCGAGCCGAAGCTGGGCAACTGCCTGCCGCTGAAGATCATGCCCGTCGGCATGGACATTCACAACATCGAACTCGTGGCGGGCCAGGGCGGCAAGCTGATTCGCACGGCCGGCGCGGTGGGACGGCTCGCGGCACGCGAGGGCGGTTGGGCGACGATTATTTTGCCAAGCGGCGAAATGCGCCAGGTTCGCGCGGAGTGTCGCGCGACGGTCGGCCAACTCGGCAATCTCGATTTCAAGAACATCATTCTCGGCAAGGCCGGGCGCAAGCGGCATTTGGGCCGTCGCCCGCACAATCGCGGCACGTCGATGAACCCGGTGGCGCACCCGCTGGGCGGTGGCGAGGGTCGCAGCGGCGGCGGTCGCCATCCGTGCAGCCCGACGGGCAAGCTCGCCAAGGGCGGTCGGACGCGCAATCCGCGCAAGAATTCGAACCGGCGCATTCTGCGACGGCGCAAGAGTCGTCGGTATGGTCAGGTGTCGTTGAAGCGGCGCAAGTGA
- the rplE gene encoding 50S ribosomal protein L5, producing the protein MARLQERYKKEVLPAMQKELGRTNVLSIPRLEKIVVSMGVGKATLEKKRLDAAAKELAQITGQKPVLCVARKSVSNFKLREGLLIGAKVTLRGKRMFEFLDRLICVAIPRIRDFRGLDPRSFDGRGNFSMGLTEQTVFPEVDADRVEFQQGMNITFVTSARNDNECRRFLSLMGMPFRKDEKAATNN; encoded by the coding sequence ATGGCACGGTTGCAGGAACGGTACAAAAAAGAAGTGCTCCCGGCGATGCAGAAGGAGCTGGGTCGGACGAATGTCCTGTCGATTCCACGTCTGGAGAAGATCGTGGTGTCGATGGGCGTCGGCAAAGCGACCCTGGAGAAGAAGCGCCTGGACGCGGCAGCGAAAGAACTCGCGCAGATCACCGGTCAGAAGCCGGTGCTGTGCGTGGCGCGCAAGAGCGTGTCGAACTTCAAGCTGCGCGAAGGTCTGCTGATCGGCGCGAAGGTGACGCTGCGCGGCAAGCGGATGTTCGAGTTTCTGGATCGCCTGATCTGCGTCGCCATTCCGCGTATCCGCGACTTTCGCGGGCTGGACCCGCGCAGCTTCGACGGGCGCGGCAATTTCAGCATGGGCCTGACCGAGCAGACGGTCTTCCCCGAAGTCGACGCGGACCGGGTTGAATTTCAACAGGGAATGAACATCACGTTCGTGACCTCGGCGCGGAATGACAACGAGTGCCGGCGGTTTCTGTCGCTGATGGGCATGCCGTTCCGGAAGGACGAAAAGGCGGCAACGAATAATTAA
- the rpsH gene encoding 30S ribosomal protein S8 — MWSDPLADLLSRIRNGVRNRTKQIMVPFSSVKLAVCDVLKQEGFIEGAEKIADGKQGALRITLKYGPRGEQVINFVKRESKAGCRKYVAVDEIPKVLNGMGIAILSTSHGMMSDRQCREKKVGGELVCTVY, encoded by the coding sequence ATGTGGAGTGACCCGTTAGCAGACCTGTTGAGCCGGATACGCAACGGCGTTCGGAACCGTACGAAGCAGATCATGGTTCCGTTCAGCAGCGTGAAGCTGGCCGTTTGCGATGTGCTGAAGCAGGAAGGCTTCATCGAAGGCGCCGAGAAGATCGCCGACGGCAAGCAGGGCGCGCTGCGCATCACGCTGAAGTACGGCCCGCGCGGCGAGCAGGTGATCAATTTCGTGAAGCGCGAGAGCAAGGCGGGTTGCCGCAAGTACGTCGCCGTGGATGAGATTCCCAAGGTGCTCAACGGCATGGGCATTGCGATTCTGTCCACGAGTCACGGAATGATGTCGGATCGCCAGTGCCGCGAGAAGAAGGTCGGCGGCGAGCTGGTCTGCACGGTGTATTGA
- the rplF gene encoding 50S ribosomal protein L6, with translation MSRVGKKPIALPGGVKPNIQGDQISVTGPKGTLSFRHARGVKVAHDAGANSIVVSRDGDTAQHRALHGTTRALLQNMVVGVSAGYEQKMEIYGTGYSCAVQGQTLELNVGYSHSIKVPIPAGVKVTIEVAQTKGDETPAKLTIAGIDKQVVGTVARAVKDARHPEPYKGKGVRYLGEQIRRKAGKAFAGTGA, from the coding sequence ATGTCACGAGTAGGAAAAAAGCCGATTGCTCTGCCCGGCGGTGTGAAGCCGAACATCCAGGGCGACCAGATCAGCGTGACCGGCCCGAAGGGCACGCTTTCGTTTCGTCATGCGCGCGGCGTGAAGGTCGCGCACGATGCCGGCGCCAATTCGATCGTGGTCTCGCGCGACGGCGACACCGCCCAGCATCGCGCGTTGCACGGCACAACCCGCGCCCTGCTGCAGAACATGGTGGTCGGGGTCAGCGCTGGCTACGAGCAGAAAATGGAAATCTACGGCACGGGTTACAGCTGCGCCGTGCAGGGTCAGACGCTCGAGTTGAACGTGGGCTATTCGCACTCGATCAAGGTGCCGATCCCCGCAGGGGTGAAGGTCACCATTGAGGTCGCCCAGACGAAGGGCGACGAGACGCCGGCCAAGCTGACGATCGCCGGCATCGACAAGCAGGTTGTCGGAACCGTGGCGCGGGCGGTGAAGGATGCACGGCATCCCGAGCCATACAAGGGCAAGGGCGTTCGATATCTCGGTGAGCAGATTCGGCGCAAGGCCGGCAAGGCGTTTGCCGGAACGGGCGCCTAA
- the rpsC gene encoding 30S ribosomal protein S3 has protein sequence MGQKTHPIGFRVGVTEDWRSRWYAPKAAYAEFLIEDQKIRKLIELKLNRTPPFAGCAKVEIERTRNEVKVVLHTARPGMVIGPKGAEVDKLREAVEDLIDRKVSVNIIEIKNPDLNAQLIAQDICEQLKRRASFRRAMKQRCEQAMGAGALGVKVICKGRLGGAEMSRMETQKVGSIPLQTLDAHVDYGFATAFTTYGAIGVRVWLYKGQYGEEVDAAAAAEGGSASAPRGRRARALRQHGGAPGGTSAPVSAPAGGDGANAGQGS, from the coding sequence ATGGGACAGAAAACGCATCCAATCGGATTCCGAGTCGGCGTCACCGAAGATTGGCGCTCGCGCTGGTACGCGCCGAAGGCGGCCTACGCCGAGTTCCTCATTGAGGACCAGAAGATTCGAAAGCTGATCGAACTCAAGCTCAACCGTACGCCGCCTTTCGCGGGCTGCGCGAAGGTTGAGATCGAGCGCACGCGCAACGAGGTAAAGGTCGTCCTGCACACAGCGCGACCGGGCATGGTCATCGGTCCGAAGGGGGCCGAGGTCGACAAGCTTCGCGAAGCCGTGGAAGACCTGATCGACCGCAAGGTCAGCGTCAACATCATCGAGATCAAGAATCCTGATTTGAATGCCCAGTTGATCGCCCAGGACATCTGCGAGCAGCTCAAGCGCCGCGCATCGTTCCGCCGGGCCATGAAGCAGCGCTGCGAGCAGGCGATGGGTGCCGGTGCCCTCGGCGTGAAGGTCATCTGCAAGGGCCGGCTCGGCGGTGCGGAAATGTCGCGCATGGAGACGCAGAAGGTCGGCTCGATTCCGCTCCAGACGCTCGACGCCCACGTGGACTACGGCTTCGCGACGGCGTTCACGACGTACGGCGCGATCGGCGTGCGGGTCTGGCTTTACAAAGGTCAATATGGCGAGGAAGTCGACGCCGCGGCAGCCGCCGAGGGTGGATCGGCATCGGCGCCGCGCGGTCGACGGGCTCGCGCGTTGCGTCAACACGGTGGAGCCCCCGGCGGGACGTCGGCGCCGGTTTCGGCCCCCGCGGGCGGTGACGGCGCGAATGCGGGCCAGGGAAGTTAA
- the rpsJ gene encoding 30S ribosomal protein S10 encodes MALDKIRIRMEAYDHSALDISAREIVDHAKRTNARVRGPIPLPTRIERYTVLRSPHVDKKSREQFEMRTHKRVIDIFEPTARTVEALNRLVVPAGVFVKIKA; translated from the coding sequence GTGGCGTTAGACAAGATTCGAATTCGGATGGAAGCGTACGATCACAGCGCGCTGGATATCTCGGCGCGCGAGATTGTGGACCACGCCAAGCGGACCAACGCACGCGTGCGCGGGCCGATTCCTCTGCCGACCCGGATCGAGCGCTACACGGTGCTGCGAAGTCCGCACGTAGACAAGAAGTCCCGCGAGCAGTTCGAGATGCGCACGCACAAGCGCGTGATCGACATCTTCGAGCCGACCGCGCGGACGGTAGAAGCTTTGAACCGGCTTGTGGTGCCGGCGGGCGTTTTTGTGAAGATCAAAGCTTAG